A DNA window from Polyodon spathula isolate WHYD16114869_AA chromosome 36, ASM1765450v1, whole genome shotgun sequence contains the following coding sequences:
- the htr3b gene encoding 5-hydroxytryptamine receptor 3B has protein sequence DMPYVYVNSSGTIKNYKPIQVVSACSLEIYAFPFDRQNCTLTFRSWLHTVNEVNLALWRSLEDVANDKSAFMNEGEWELITVPSRYEQLHIDTRDYAQIQFNVVIRRRPLLYVVSLLIPSLFLMIVDVMSFYLPPNSGTRITFKTSILLGYTLFRVNISNELPATAIKTPLIGVFFAVCMALLVVSLAKSILVVKLLYHSEKPVKDMSISACLLDKYGSYSQSIKDDGGQSRGYQFEVSPKMEMPPTSGELSKNILLEKILREIVALKHYLEQIDDAGSMTVEWLALCYKLDKFLFRLYLFILAIYISVLCSLWVMWSSP, from the exons GATATGCCCTATGTCTACGTGAACTCCTCTGGAACGATTAAGAACTACAAACCTATCCAAGTGGTGTCAGCCTGCAGCCTGGAAATCTACGCCTTCCCCTTTGACAGACAGAACTGCACCCTGACCTTCCGAAGCTGGCTGCACACAG TGAATGAAGTGAACCTGGCCCTATGGAGGAGCTTGGAGGATGTGGCGAATGACAAGAGTGCCTTCATGAATGAAGGGGAGTGGGAGCTCATCACAGTGCCCTCCAGATACGAACAGCTGCATATAGACACCAGGGACTATGCTCAGATTCAGTTTAAC GTGGTGATTCGCAGACGGCCCTTGCTCTATGTCGTCAGTTTACTGATTCCCAGTTTATTCCTTATGATTGTGGATGTCATGAGTTTCTACCTGCCTCCAAACAGTGGCACCAGAATCACCTTTAAGACCAGTATCCTGTTGGGTTACACATTGTTCAGAGTCAACATATCCAATGAACTGCCAGCGACTGCTATTAAAACACCTTTAATAG GTGTATTCTTTGCGGTCTGCATGGCACTGCTGGTAGTCAGCCTGGCGAAATCCATCCTCGTTGTGAAGCTGCTGTATCACAGCGAGAAACCTGTAAAGGACATGTCCATCTCAGCCTGCCTCCTGGACAAATACGGATCTTACAGCCAAAGCATCAAGGATGATGGGGGGCAAAGTAGAG ggtACCAGTTTGAAGTTTCTCCAAAGATGGAGATGCCCCCCACCAGTGGAGAACTGAGCAAGAACATCCTTCTAGAGAAGATCCTCCGGGAGATCGTTGCTCTCAAGCATTACCTTGAGCAGATCGACGACGCTGGCAGCATGACTGTGGAGTGGCTGGCTCTGTGTTATAAACTGGACAAGTTCCTGTTCCGCCTGTACCTGTTCATCCTCGCCATCTACATCAGTGTTCTGTGTTCTCTCTGGGTCATGTGGAGCTCCCCCTAG
- the zw10 gene encoding centromere/kinetochore protein zw10 homolog, whose protein sequence is FHLGEEWKKLAVWKLPPSKETDGLESALKTELHLCSATSKEGISTGPLLPSVLQALSILGELNTKIKFFSKVLLKYVLKPLIMFPSLHPVVNEQAGQSVVLSFHCMDTKLEHPPPSTVYLKLNTVLEQLHKHLFDVPLSEPVERSGKELSVTLSEVLGDLIWEEMSDCIIRECLVYSIPANSNQLEQYEEVGYTGLKSSKTLKEMHFLKGDSTDLLKYARNVNSHFASKKCQDVIVAARNLMTSEIHNTVKISPESKVIIPKLPNPGTGDKVKMEKASKTLHNEMRNLENERQLDQHTFSLPVCRISDSVQKLMELAYQTLSEAVVSTHQCAVQLFYTVRNIFQLFYDVVPTYHKENLLKLPQLAAIHHNNCMFIGHHLLTLGHQFRHHLPQPLCDGAATFVDLVPGFRRLGTECFLAQMRSQKAELLERLSTARNFSNLDDESNYSAASKAVRQVIHQLKRLGKVWQDVLPVNIYCKAMGTLLNTAIAEVINKITMLEDISTEDGDRLYSLCRTITEEGPQVFTPLPEESKNKRYQEVVHVYVQKWMTFKELMIVLQASLQEIVDRWADGKGPLAVEFSTNEVKSLIRALFQNTDRRAVALSKIK, encoded by the exons TTCCACCTTGGAGAGGAGTGGAAGAAACTGGCTGTCTGGAAGCTGCCTCCTTCCAAGG AAACTGACGGCCTGGAGTCTGCCCTCAAGACTGAGCTGCACTTGTGCTCTGCTACTTCGAAGGAAGGTATCAGCACAGGGCCACTATTGCCCAGTGTCTTGCAGGCTCTCTCCATCCTTGGGGAACTCAACACCAAGATCAAGTTTTTCA GTAAAGTGCTCCTGAAGTACGTTCTGAAGCCCTTGATCATGTTTCCTTCCCTCCACCCTGTGGTGAACGAGCAGGCTGGACAGAGTGTGGTCCTGAGCTTTCACTGCATGGACACCAAGCTGGAGCACCCCCCTCCTTCCACAGTTTACCTCAAACTAAACACTGTGCTGGAGCAGCTCCACAAGCACCTGTTTG ATGTTCCTCTTAGTGAGCCGGTAGAAAGAAGTGGCAAAGAGTTAAGTGTTACCCTGTCTGAGGTGCTGGGTGATCTGATATGGGAAGAAATGTCAGACTGCATCATAAGAGAGTGTTTGGTGTACTCCATACCAGCAAACAGCAACCAGCTGGAACAGTACGAAGAGGTGGGATATACTGGATTGAAGTCCTCT AAAACGCTGAAGGAAATGCATTTTCTAAAGGGCGACAGCACCGACCTGCTGAAGTATGCCAGGAATGTCAATTCCCACTTTGCCAGCAAGAAATGCCAGGATGTGATTGTGGCAGCCCGGAATCTGATGACCTCAGAAATCCACAACACTGTGAAG ATTTCTCCAGAGTCCAAAGTCATTATACCCAAACTGCCCAATCCCGGTACTGGGGACAAGGTGAAAATGGAGAAAGCTTCAAAGACTCTTCATAATGAGATGAGGAATCTGGAGAACGAACGGCAGCTGGACCAGCACACCttctccctgcctgtctgccgCATCAGTGACTCAGTGCAGAAACTCATGGAATTGGCCTACCAGACCCTTTCTGAGGCTGTCGTCAGCACCCACCAGTG tgcGGTCCAACTTTTCTACACAGTTCGAAACATTTTCCAGTTGTTCTACGATGTTGTGCCGACCTACCACAA AGAAAACCTGCTGAAGCTGCCCCAGCTGGCTGCCATTCATCACAACAACTGCATGTTCATCGGACACCACCTGCTGACTCTGGGCCACCAGTTCAGACACCACCTCCCCCAGCCCCTGTGCGATGGGGCTGCTACCTTCGTAGACCTGGTGCCAGGCTTCAGGAGACTCG GGACGGAGTGCTTCTTGGCACAGATGCGGTCTCAGAAAGCTGAGCTGCTGGAGAGATTGTCAACTGCAAGGAATTTTTCAAACCTGGACGATGAGAGCAATTACTCAGCTGCCAGCAAAGCTGTCCGCCAG GTGATTCACCAATTGAAGAGGCTGGGTAAAGTTTGGCAAGACGTCCTTCCTGTCAACATTTACTGCAAAGCGATGGGGACGCTGCTGAACACCGCTATTGCAGAGGTCATTAACAAAATCACCATGCTGGAG GACATCTCTACCGAAGATGGAGACCGACTTTATTCCCTTTGCAGGACCATCACAGAGGAAGGACCCCAGGTGTTTACACCACTGCCTGAGGAAAGCAAGAACAAGAGATATCAGGAGGTTGTTCATGTGTACGTTCAGAAATGGATGACTTTCAAGGAGCTCATGATAGTCTTACAGGCCAGTCTGCAGGAGATTGTGGACAG GTGGGCTGATGGGAAGGGGCCTCTCGCTGTCGAATTCTCCACCAATGAGGTGAAGAGCCTGATCCGAGCCTTGTTCCAGAACACGGACCGGCGAGCCGTAGCACTGTCCAAAATCAAATAG